Proteins from a genomic interval of Dendropsophus ebraccatus isolate aDenEbr1 chromosome 6, aDenEbr1.pat, whole genome shotgun sequence:
- the LOC138795079 gene encoding cytochrome P450 2C5-like: MLPMDPIYVLVAIVVILFLVNVFRNHKNTNFPPGPMPFPIIGNMNKIDTLKPQNSFIELSEQYGTVFSIYLGTQRLVVLCGYDTIKDALVNHAEEFAGRPVTPMGIKTSDEHGILFSSGESWKVMRRFALSTLRDFGVGRKTIEDKILEECEILVQAFRSYGGKPFNNHTIINTAVANIIVCILLDHRYDYDDPTILKLMSLVNENTRIMESPMVRLYDSYPSLIGWLPGSHRKLVQNFKEMQNFVREKFTRRKKELDVNNQRNLIDAFLAKQQEGKPESTLYYHNKNLGKLVSDLFAAGMETTSITLRWGLLLMMKYPEIQKKVQNEIENIIGSAQPRIEHRKEMPYTDAVIHEIQRFGDIVPASLPHATTKDMTFRGYFLPKGTTIIPLLHSALRDKTYFEKPYDFYPEHFLDSDGKFQKNEAFIPFSLGKRSCAGENLAKMEIFLFFTTLLQNFTFQAPPGAKLDLTPALGFTNPPLPHKICAIPRS; this comes from the exons ATGCTCCCCATGGACCCTATCTACGTTCTTGTGGCCATTGTTGTCATCTTATTTTTAGTCAATGTTTTTAGGAACCACAAAAACACTAATTTCCCCCCTGGTCCTATGCCATTCCCCATAATTGGAAATATGAACAAGATTGACACGCTAAAACCCCAGAACTCCTTCATAGAG CTGTCTGAGCAGTATGGCACGGTATTCAGCATCTATTTGGGTACACAAAGGCTTGTTGTCCTGTGCGGGTATGATACCATAAAGGATGCTCTTGTCAACCATGCTGAAGAATTTGCTGGAAGGCCGGTTACACCGATGGGTATAAAAACCTCAGATGAACATG GTATTCTTTTCTCAAGTGGGGAAAGCTGGAAAGTAATGAGAAGGTTTGCATTGTCAACATTACGGGACTTTGGAGTGGGAAGAAAGACCATAGAAGACAAGATTCTGGAGGAGTGCGAAATATTAGTACAGGCGTTCAGATCTTATGGAG GAAAACCATTTAATAATCACACCATCATAAACACTGCGGTGGCCAACATTATCGTGTGTATACTGCTGGATCATAGATATGACTATGATGATCCTACAATACTGAAGCTAATGAGTTTAGTGAATGAAAATACCAGGATTATGGAAAGTCCTATGGTTCGG CTATACGACAGTTATCCCTCCCTGATCGGCTGGCTACCCGGGAGCCACAGAAAACTAGTTCAAAACTTCAAAGAGATGCAGAACTTTGTAAGAGAAAAATTCACAAGGAGAAAGAAAGAACTGGATGTCAACAATCAGAGGAACCTCATTGATGCCTTCCTTGCCAAACAACAAGAG GGAAAGCCAGAATCAACATTATATTACCACAACAAAAATCTGGGCAAACTAGTCAGCGACCTATTTGCAGCTGGAATGGAGACCACCTCAATCACTCTGCGATGGGGTCTATTGTTAATGATGAAATATCCTGAAATCCAAA AAAAAGTGCAAAACGAAATAGAAAATATTATTGGATCTGCTCAACCACGAATAGAACATAGGAAGGAAATGCCATATACCGACGCTGTCATCCATGAGATTCAAAGATTTGGTGACATCGTGCCCGCCAGCCTCCCTCATGCAACAACTAAAGACATGACCTTCAGGGGCTATTTTCTTCCAAAG GGCACAACGATCATCCCATTGCTGCACTCCGCACTCCGAGATAAAACTTACTTTGAGAAGCCATATGACTTTTATCCAGAACATTTTCTTGACTCAGATGGAAAGTTCCAGAAAAATGAAGCCTTCATCCCCTTCTCCTTAG GTAAAAGAAGTTGTGCTGGAGAAAACTTGGCAAAAATGGAAATCTTTTTGTTCTTCACCActctgctgcagaacttcacgTTCCAAGCTCCCCCTGGAGCCAAGCTGGACCTGACTCCTGCATTGGGGTTTACTAATCCCCCATTACCCCACAAAATCTGTGCAATCCCTCgaagttaa